A single genomic interval of Zingiber officinale cultivar Zhangliang chromosome 4A, Zo_v1.1, whole genome shotgun sequence harbors:
- the LOC121971742 gene encoding probable linoleate 9S-lipoxygenase 4 — MQTNVLDTITKRLHEKAAPPLEKLSATVVLVKKKNLVPSLLDTLDELVGKSVCFHLVSATAGEPGKLNQGRISRPAYLEHWGMPLMTSVVEGESQFNVQFEWNASHGVPGAVIVKNHHHSEFYLKTVTLPKGVPGKSNRIHFVCNSWVYPVKNYNYDRIFFTNDTYLPSQTPKLLKAYREEELVHLRGDHVDGELKDHDRVYAYAYYNDLGEPDKGHDYARPVLGGSKDLPYPRRGRTGRLPTKTDPKSESRLWTLNLDIYVPRDERFGRLKMSDFLGNALKAIVQSLVPSLNMVFDATPMEFDSFQDVLNLFDGGLRLPQLEDNGGQGNDQIPRELVKTDGDRILKLPRPQVIQQDTEAWRSDEEFGREMLAGVNPLIIRRLQEFPPTSKLDHNLYGNHTSSITAAHIEKNMEGRTVEEAMKANKLFILDHHDALMPYLNRINSGDNKIYATRTLLLLKDDGTLKPLAIELSLPHPEGENCGAVNRVFTPAESGVEGSVWSLAKAYAAVNDSGYHQLVSHWLNTHAVMEPFVIATNRQLSVVHPVHKLLSPHNRDTMNINAFARQTLINAGGILELTVFPGKYALEMSAVVYKDWKLTEQGLPDDLLKRGVAVEDPTSPYKLRLLIEDYPYAVDGLAIWSAIETWVTDYCTIYYPDDEVVRADVELQAWWKEVREVGHGDKMDEAWWPKLETVAELTKTCTTIIWVASALHAAVNFGQFPYAGYLPNRPTISRRWMPEPGTPEYAELEKNPDLFFLSTITGQFQTILGVSLIEILSRHSSDEVYLGQRDAPEWTSDQRALEAFERFRQKLIEIENRILRMNRDPKLKNRTGPVKMPYMLLYPNTSDFTRVGGLTGRGIPNSVSI, encoded by the exons ATGCAGACTAACGTGTTGGATACCATCACCAAACGCCTCCACGAGAAGGCGGCGCCTCCTCTTGAGAAGCTGAGCGCGACGGTGGTGCTGGTCAAGAAGAAAAACTTGGTGCCGTCGCTGTTGGACACACTGGATGAATTAGTCGGCAAGAGCGTCTGCTTCCACCTCGTCAGCGCCACCGCCGGCGAACCCG GTAAACTGAATCAAGGAAGAATAAGTCGGCCGGCGTACTTGGAGCACTGGGGGATGCCGCTGATGACGTCGGTGGTCGAAGGCGAGTCGCAGTTCAACGTGCAGTTTGAGTGGAACGCGAGCCACGGGGTTCCCGGCGCCGTCATCGTTAAGAACCACCACCACTCGGAGTTCTACCTCAAGACCGTCACCTTGCCGAAGGGGGTCCCCGGCAAGAGCAACCGCATCCATTTCGTCTGCAATTCCTGGGTTTATCCGGTGAAGAACTACAACTACGATCGCATCTTCTTCACCAACGAC ACGTACCTGCCGAGCCAAACGCCAAAGCTGCTGAAGGCGTACAGAGAGGAAGAGCTCGTCCATCTCAGGGGAGACCACGTCGACGGAGAACTCAAGGACCACGACCGTGTTTACGCCTACGCCTACTACAACGATCTCGGCGAGCCGGACAAAGGCCACGACTACGCCCGCCCTGTCCTCGGCGGCTCCAAGGACTTACCTTATCCTCGCCGGGGCCGCACCGGTCGACTTCCTACCAAGACTG ACCCGAAATCGGAGAGCCGGCTGTGGACGTTGAACCTCGATATCTACGTGCCTCGCGACGAGCGGTTCGGCCGCCTGAAGATGTCGGACTTCCTCGGAAACGCGCTGAAGGCGATTGTCCAGTCGCTGGTTCCGTCGCTGAACATGGTGTTCGATGCCACCCCCATGGAATTCGACTCCTTCCAAGACGTGCTGAATCTCTTCGACGGCGGCCTGCGGCTGCCGCAGCTCGAAGATAATGGCGGCCAGGGCAACGACCAGATCCCGCGGGAGCTCGTCAAAACCGACGGCGACAGAATCCTCAAGCTTCCCCGCCCTCAAGTCATCCAAC AGGACACGGAAGCTTGGAGGAGCGACGAGGAGTTTGGAAGAGAGATGTTGGCCGGAGTGAATCCCCTCATCATCAGGCGACTGCAGGAGTTTCCTCCGACCAGCAAGCTTGATCACAATTTGTACGGCAACCACACCAGCTCTATTACGGCGGCTCACATCGAGAAGAACATGGAAGGCAGAACGGTGGAAGAGGCGATGAAGGCTAACAAGCTGTTCATTTTGGATCATCACGATGCGTTGATGCCCTACTTGAACCGCATCAACTCTGGCGACAACAAGATCTACGCAACCAGGACTCTGCTGCTGCTTAAGGATGACGGCACGCTGAAGCCGCTGGCCATAGAGCTGAGCCTGCCGCACCCTGAGGGAGAGAATTGCGGCGCGGTCAACCGCGTGTTTACGCCCGCGGAGAGTGGCGTCGAGGGCTCCGTTTGGAGCCTCGCCAAGGCTTACGCCGCCGTCAATGACTCCGGCTACCACCAACTCGTCAGCCACTG GCTGAACACGCATGCGGTGATGGAGCCCTTCGTGATCGCCACCAACCGGCAGCTCAGCGTCGTCCACCCTGTGCACAAGCTTCTCAGCCCGCACAACCGCGACACGATGAACATCAACGCCTTCGCTCGTCAGACACTTATCAACGCCGGTGGAATCCTGGAGCTCACTGTCTTCCCCGGGAAATACGCCCTGGAGATGTCCGCCGTCGTCTACAAGGACTGGAAGCTGACAGAGCAAGGGCTCCCCGATGATCTCCTCAAGAG AGGAGTGGCGGTGGAGGATCCGACGAGCCCGTACAAGCTCCGGCTGCTGATCGAGGACTACCCGTACGCCGTCGACGGCCTTGCGATTTGGTCGGCGATTGAGACGTGGGTGACCGACTACTGCACCATCTACTACCCCGATGACGAGGTGGTCCGCGCCGACGTCGAGCTGCAGGCGTGGTGGAAGGAGGTGCGCGAGGTCGGGCACGGCGACAAGATGGACGAGGCCTGGTGGCCCAAGTTGGAGACCGTCGCCGAGCTGACCAAGACCTGCACCACCATCATCTGGGTGGCTTCCGCCCTCCACGCTGCCGTCAATTTCGGGCAGTTCCCCTACGCCGGCTACCTGCCGAATCGCCCCACCATAAGTCGGCGGTGGATGCCGGAGCCGGGGACGCCGGAGTACGCGGAGCTGGAAAAGAACCCGGACCTGTTCTTCCTCTCGACCATCACGGGCCAGTTCCAGACCATCCTTGGCGTGTCGCTGATCGAGATCCTGTCGCGTCACTCGTCGGACGAGGTGTACCTCGGCCAGCGGGACGCGCCGGAGTGGACCTCCGACCAGAGGGCGCTGGAGGCCTTCGAGCGGTTCCGCCAAAAGCTGATCGAGATCGAGAACCGGATCCTGAGAATGAACCGGGACCCGAAATTGAAGAACCGGACCGGACCGGTGAAGATGCCCTACATGCTGCTCTACCCCAACACGTCCGACTTTACCCGGGTCGGTGGCCTCACCGGCCGCGGGATCCCCAACAGCGTCTCGATTTGA
- the LOC121971743 gene encoding cyclin-H1-1-like produces MVDFQSSTHRSRWIFSLEELFEKHKNANQRASKLLEQFGITRLEVHVDGSVSYPEPIFDQKDNAERSIPEPLNCEEEQHMRIFYEQKIQEVCRAFKFPHKIQATAIIYFKRFCLQWSVMEHHPKRIMLTCIYASCKVEENHVSAEELGKGIQFDHQIILNNEMAVYQSLGFDLIVYSPYRSIEGFLEGMQDFLHARDDQKKFQDLLQTSYSEVDRMMLTDGPLLFAPAQLALAALRRANEVHRFLDFERYLNFIVSRQRSTHSASQLLETLNSIDILVAQLNILTADEMKDIDRKLKSCWDPITEDNKKRKKRSKHKSKRTASEMQGLLA; encoded by the exons ATGGTGGACTTTCAGAGCTCTACCCATCGTTCAAGGTGGATTTTTTCACTTGAAGAGCTG TTTGAAAAGCATAAGAATGCAAACCAAAGGGCCTCAAAGCTGCTTGAACAG TTTGGCATCACACGGCTGGAAGTTCATGTTGATGGGTCTGTCTCCTACCCTGAACCTATATTTGACCAAAAAGATAATG CCGAGAGGTCCATTCCCGAGCCTCTTAATTGTGAAGAGGAGCAGCATATGCGGATCTTCTATGAGCAAAAAATTCAAGAAGTGTGTCGAGCATTTAAGTTTCCCCATAAGATTCAG GCAACAGCAATTATCTACTTCAAAAGATTTTGTTTGCAGTGGTCTGTCATGGAGCATCACCCGAAACGTATAAT GTTAACTTGCATATACGCTTCATGTAAAGTGGAAGAAAATCATGTATCTGCTGAGGAGCTTGGGAAGGGAATTCAGTTTGATCATCAGATTATCCTCAATAATGAAATGGCTGTTTATCAG AGTCTTGGCTTTGATTTAATTGTTTACTCGCCCTACCGGTCAATTGAAGGTTTCCTTGAGGGCATGCAG gattttttacaTGCAAGAGATGACCAAAAGAAGTTTCAG GACTTGCTACAAACTTCATATTCAGAGGTAGATAGGATGATGTTGACCGATGGACCACTTCTCTTTGCTCCCGCGCAG TTAGCACTGGCTGCCTTGCGCAGAGCAAATGAGGTGCATAGATTCCTTGATTTTGAAAG ATACTTGAATTTCATAGTGTCTCGCCAGCGGTCTACCCACTCGGCTTCTCAGCTTCTTGAAACTTTGAATTCAATCGATATATTG GTTGCTCAACTTAACATACTGACAGCAGACGAAATGAAGGATATCGATCGAAAACTGAAGAGCTGTTGGGATCCAATCACAGAAGA CAATAAGAAGCGAAAAAAAAGATCAAAACACAAGTCGAAAAGAACTGCAAGTGAGATGCAAGGGCTACTGGCATGA